The following are encoded in a window of Natrononativus amylolyticus genomic DNA:
- a CDS encoding HalOD1 output domain-containing protein has product MSVSMATHDTKRQDDVTRPLGEAGSPSVAVALAVEELSDTDPCDLEWSLYDYLDPDALDSLVDRGERCGLEIEFSVGNYDVRLVAGERLSVSERTADG; this is encoded by the coding sequence GTGTCCGTCAGTATGGCTACCCACGATACGAAACGACAGGACGACGTGACTCGTCCGCTCGGCGAGGCGGGTTCTCCGAGCGTCGCGGTCGCCCTCGCCGTCGAAGAACTCAGCGATACCGACCCCTGCGACCTCGAGTGGTCGCTGTACGACTACCTCGACCCCGACGCGCTGGATTCGCTCGTCGACCGCGGCGAGCGCTGCGGGCTCGAGATCGAATTCTCCGTCGGGAACTACGACGTCAGACTGGTCGCCGGCGAGCGCCTCTCGGTCTCCGAGCGCACCGCTGACGGGTGA
- a CDS encoding aryl-sulfate sulfotransferase codes for MADGVTVHDPDRSYDGYTLFNETYEYPEKAPDGTGKIYLIDMDGEPVHRWEVETAVQSYTRLLPNGNLLYPTRDRSTIEEAGLRELDPESNVVWSYHCRIDHDYQVMDDDRLLLHTITDNMVPELGTELKRNPYIVEIDREKNLHWEWFGEDHVDEMRELLPAEDWAFVENRIEEEYAFDWAHNNTLQVIPENETAEREREEGGPVRFEPGNIVFSYRSLDVIGVIDYPSGEIVWAWGPSELDGQHLPHVLENGNVLIFDNGTERGWSRVIEVDPLTEEIVWEYTASPREEFYAPFISGAQRLPNGNTLICEGTKKHLFEVTPDGEVVWDFVSPFTEEGSMGNVYRCLRYSPEYVEPLLESH; via the coding sequence ATGGCAGACGGAGTCACGGTTCACGATCCCGACCGGAGTTACGACGGCTACACGCTGTTCAACGAGACGTACGAGTACCCCGAGAAGGCCCCCGACGGGACGGGGAAGATCTACCTGATCGATATGGACGGCGAACCCGTCCACCGCTGGGAGGTCGAGACGGCGGTCCAGTCCTACACCCGCCTCCTGCCGAACGGAAACCTCCTCTATCCGACGCGCGACCGCTCGACGATCGAGGAGGCCGGCCTTCGGGAGCTCGACCCCGAGAGCAACGTCGTCTGGTCCTACCACTGTCGTATCGACCACGACTACCAGGTGATGGACGACGACCGCCTCCTGCTCCACACCATCACCGACAACATGGTGCCCGAACTCGGTACGGAGCTCAAGCGCAACCCCTACATCGTCGAAATCGACCGTGAGAAAAACCTCCACTGGGAGTGGTTCGGGGAGGACCACGTCGACGAGATGAGAGAGTTGCTCCCGGCGGAGGACTGGGCGTTCGTCGAGAATCGCATCGAGGAGGAGTACGCCTTCGACTGGGCGCACAACAACACCCTGCAGGTAATCCCCGAGAACGAAACCGCCGAGAGAGAACGCGAGGAGGGCGGTCCCGTCCGCTTCGAACCCGGGAACATCGTCTTCTCCTACCGGAGCCTCGACGTCATCGGCGTCATCGACTACCCCAGCGGGGAGATCGTCTGGGCGTGGGGACCGAGCGAACTCGACGGCCAGCACCTCCCGCACGTTCTCGAGAACGGTAACGTCCTCATCTTCGACAACGGCACCGAGCGCGGGTGGTCGCGCGTAATCGAGGTCGATCCCCTGACCGAGGAGATCGTCTGGGAGTACACCGCCTCGCCGCGAGAGGAGTTCTACGCGCCGTTCATCTCCGGCGCACAACGACTGCCGAACGGCAACACGCTAATCTGCGAGGGGACGAAGAAACACCTCTTCGAGGTGACCCCCGACGGGGAGGTCGTCTGGGACTTCGTCAGCCCGTTCACCGAAGAGGGCTCGATGGGGAACGTCTACCGCTGTCTGCGCTACTCGCCGGAGTACGTCGAGCCGCTACTCGAGTCACACTAA
- a CDS encoding DegT/DnrJ/EryC1/StrS family aminotransferase translates to MTDLAINGGPEAAADLEIPRWPQCTETSKEYVLDSLESEKWCRIIDGADWVDRFEEEFAEFHDAEHAIAVSNGTVAIELALRACGVKPGDEVLVPAYTFIASASAIACMGAVPKFVDVDPDTFNLDPESVREEITADTVGIVGVHFGGYPMDMDELLPIVEEHELFLIEDAAHAQGSAWRGERVGTFGDFGTFSFQQSKALPAGEGGIVVTDDDVLAEEARLVHNIGRAVGAGYKHTMLASNYRLPELQGALLCAQLEKLPEENERRQRNEELLVSELETIDGIHTLRADDRITDRGYCVYNFRYDAEAFGGLSRDRFLEALTAEGVPASSGYGLPLYKQPAFSREQLGALVPPGTDIPVNRHRHLPGVEKIMRTNVRLSHTALLAEDDTVLAIPRAIRKIQENVDELLLE, encoded by the coding sequence ATGACAGACCTAGCGATCAACGGCGGACCCGAGGCGGCGGCCGACCTCGAGATTCCGCGCTGGCCCCAGTGTACGGAGACGAGCAAAGAGTACGTCCTCGACAGCCTCGAGTCGGAGAAGTGGTGTCGGATCATCGACGGCGCCGACTGGGTCGATCGCTTCGAAGAAGAGTTCGCGGAGTTCCACGACGCAGAACACGCGATCGCCGTCTCGAACGGCACCGTCGCGATCGAACTCGCGCTGCGCGCCTGCGGCGTGAAACCCGGCGACGAGGTGCTCGTCCCGGCCTACACGTTCATCGCGAGCGCGAGCGCGATCGCGTGTATGGGTGCCGTCCCGAAGTTCGTCGACGTCGATCCCGACACGTTCAACCTCGACCCCGAGTCGGTGCGCGAGGAGATCACGGCGGACACCGTCGGGATCGTCGGCGTCCACTTCGGCGGGTACCCGATGGACATGGACGAACTGCTGCCTATCGTCGAGGAACACGAGCTGTTCCTGATCGAGGACGCCGCCCACGCCCAGGGATCGGCCTGGCGGGGCGAGCGCGTCGGCACCTTCGGCGACTTCGGGACGTTCTCGTTCCAGCAGTCGAAGGCCCTCCCCGCCGGCGAGGGCGGCATCGTCGTCACCGACGACGACGTGCTCGCCGAGGAGGCGCGGCTCGTCCACAACATCGGGCGGGCCGTCGGCGCCGGGTACAAGCACACGATGCTCGCCTCGAACTACCGGCTGCCCGAACTTCAGGGCGCGCTGCTCTGTGCACAGCTCGAGAAACTCCCCGAGGAGAACGAGCGCCGGCAGCGAAACGAGGAGCTGCTGGTCTCCGAACTCGAGACGATCGACGGGATCCACACGCTGCGAGCGGACGACCGCATCACCGACCGCGGCTACTGCGTCTACAACTTCCGGTACGACGCGGAGGCGTTCGGCGGCCTCTCCCGGGACCGGTTCCTCGAGGCGCTCACCGCCGAGGGCGTTCCCGCGAGTTCCGGCTACGGACTGCCGCTGTACAAGCAGCCGGCGTTCTCCCGGGAGCAACTGGGCGCGCTCGTCCCGCCGGGAACCGACATCCCGGTCAACCGCCACCGCCACCTCCCCGGCGTCGAGAAGATTATGCGAACGAACGTCCGGCTCTCGCACACGGCGCTGCTCGCCGAGGACGACACGGTCCTGGCGATCCCGCGCGCGATCAGGAAGATTCAGGAGAACGTCGACGAACTGTTGCTCGAGTGA
- a CDS encoding sugar phosphate isomerase/epimerase family protein produces the protein MVRTAIQLYTLRAFEEPTAEVISRVGETTFDGVEFYAAHFDDFEDDGDLERTADALDDAGLGVAGAHLGVDRIESSLEDVVAACETVGISRLIVPTYDPGAFESAAGVEAAADRLAALADDLADHDVELLYHNHTFEFTEIEVDGDAVPAFEHFVEHADGRFGYEPDVGLATHAGYDALELLSLVSERAPVVHVTDTVPDDPDALHADVGTGVVDLEACVDAARENGAEWLVCENGVTDDAAGALAHGSDAFADYRARSVDQPANR, from the coding sequence ATGGTACGAACAGCGATTCAGCTGTACACGCTGAGAGCGTTCGAGGAACCGACGGCGGAGGTCATCTCCCGCGTCGGCGAGACGACGTTCGACGGCGTCGAGTTCTACGCCGCTCACTTCGACGACTTCGAGGACGACGGGGACCTCGAGCGAACCGCCGACGCCCTCGACGACGCCGGCCTCGGAGTCGCCGGCGCCCACCTGGGCGTCGACCGAATCGAGTCGTCACTCGAAGACGTCGTCGCGGCCTGCGAGACGGTCGGCATCTCCCGTCTGATCGTCCCGACGTACGATCCGGGGGCGTTCGAGTCCGCGGCGGGCGTCGAAGCGGCGGCCGACCGGCTCGCGGCGCTGGCCGACGACCTGGCCGACCACGACGTCGAACTGCTCTACCACAACCACACCTTCGAGTTTACCGAGATCGAGGTCGACGGCGACGCCGTCCCCGCCTTCGAGCACTTCGTCGAGCACGCCGACGGTCGCTTCGGCTACGAGCCGGACGTCGGACTCGCGACCCACGCGGGGTACGACGCCCTGGAACTCCTCTCGCTCGTCTCGGAGCGCGCCCCCGTCGTCCACGTGACCGACACGGTTCCCGACGACCCGGACGCCCTCCACGCGGACGTCGGCACCGGGGTCGTCGACCTCGAGGCCTGCGTCGACGCCGCCCGTGAGAACGGCGCCGAGTGGCTCGTCTGCGAGAACGGCGTGACCGACGACGCCGCGGGAGCGCTCGCCCACGGCAGCGACGCGTTCGCCGACTACAGGGCGCGCAGCGTCGACCAGCCGGCGAACCGCTGA
- a CDS encoding PIG-L deacetylase family protein, with the protein MSTADPDAIADEPLTVLVIGAHIDDCDIKVGGTASLWADRGHDVTFVSLTNGEAGHHEIGGLELTRTRRAEGRAAADVLGVDFVSLDIIEGKLRPTIENRNKVIRLIREHEPDLVLTHRPNDYHPDHRYGSDLVQDAAYMVTVPSICPDTPHLQYNPIICYLEDDFRKPYPFEADVVVDIDDAIERKLDAIHRHESQMYEWLPYNQNVLEEVPEGDEARREWLAETRAPDFEAVADRFREDLIERYGEERGSRVQYAEAFEECEYGGTMTAKHEELLFPF; encoded by the coding sequence ATGTCGACGGCAGATCCCGACGCGATAGCCGACGAACCGCTCACTGTGCTCGTCATCGGCGCACACATCGACGACTGCGATATCAAAGTCGGCGGCACCGCCAGCCTGTGGGCCGACCGCGGCCACGACGTCACGTTCGTCTCCCTGACCAACGGCGAGGCCGGCCACCACGAGATCGGCGGCCTCGAACTGACCAGAACCCGGCGCGCGGAGGGTCGGGCGGCGGCCGACGTCCTCGGTGTAGACTTCGTTTCGCTCGACATCATCGAGGGGAAGCTCCGCCCGACGATCGAAAATCGCAACAAGGTCATCCGGCTCATCCGCGAGCACGAACCCGACCTGGTGCTCACCCACCGGCCGAACGACTACCACCCGGACCACCGCTACGGCTCCGATCTCGTCCAGGACGCGGCGTACATGGTCACGGTCCCTTCGATCTGTCCCGACACGCCGCACCTCCAGTACAACCCGATCATCTGCTACCTCGAGGACGACTTCCGGAAGCCGTACCCCTTCGAGGCGGACGTCGTCGTCGACATCGACGACGCGATCGAACGGAAGCTCGACGCGATCCACCGCCACGAGTCACAGATGTACGAGTGGCTGCCGTACAATCAGAACGTACTCGAGGAGGTGCCCGAGGGCGACGAGGCGCGCCGAGAGTGGCTCGCGGAAACCCGCGCCCCCGACTTCGAGGCGGTCGCGGATCGGTTCCGGGAGGACCTGATCGAGCGTTACGGGGAAGAGCGCGGCTCGCGGGTGCAGTACGCCGAGGCGTTCGAGGAGTGTGAGTACGGCGGGACGATGACGGCGAAGCACGAGGAACTGCTGTTCCCGTTCTGA